One region of Peribacillus simplex genomic DNA includes:
- a CDS encoding SRPBCC family protein, with amino-acid sequence MKKWTRDTEINAPIEQVWKFLDGSLENMQKIMPQVVEHKRVKITEKVVGSVYRQKYREGKRTEEYDIETVEYLNEAIEKKLKVGFTLAKMFEITAFYELNKINNNKTSFTYTVTSRPIKWWFLKLLLVFATDKVVVEFLERDKKVAEAETGR; translated from the coding sequence TTGAAAAAATGGACAAGAGACACAGAAATTAACGCTCCAATTGAACAGGTTTGGAAGTTTCTTGATGGTTCTTTAGAAAATATGCAAAAAATCATGCCTCAAGTAGTTGAACACAAGCGCGTTAAAATAACGGAAAAAGTGGTTGGAAGCGTATATCGCCAAAAGTATAGAGAAGGAAAACGAACAGAAGAGTATGATATAGAAACAGTAGAATATTTGAATGAAGCTATTGAGAAAAAGCTAAAAGTGGGCTTTACACTTGCTAAAATGTTTGAAATTACAGCTTTTTATGAACTAAATAAAATCAATAATAATAAGACTTCCTTTACATATACAGTCACCAGTCGCCCGATAAAGTGGTGGTTTTTGAAATTACTTTTAGTATTTGCCACCGACAAAGTGGTCGTTGAATTTTTAGAACGTGACAAAAAGGTAGCCGAAGCAGAAACAGGTAGGTAA